DNA sequence from the Streptomyces canus genome:
GAGCAGCCCCACGGGGCCAGCTCCTGCGACGACGACCTGTGCGTCCTGCATAGCGGCTTCTCCTTTCCGCCTCATCGGCTGCGCGAGCGCAGAGCAAGCCGTCTACTTACGCTACGGACCGGTGACCAGGGATGACATGGAGTGTTCCAGTGGCTGGAACCTGGACCGCACGGCCTGGGTGGGGGTTTCATACTGCTGAGATGCGGACGAAACCTGGGTGTGCGGTCCCTCGTATGTGCCAGGCCGAACGGAGGGCTGATGCTGATCGCCGAGAATCCGCCGTCGATCCTCTCCAAGGCTTTCGACGTGCTGCGGGCGTTCAACAGTCATGAACGCGTGATGACCCTGACGGAGCTCTCCCGTGCCTCGGGGCTGCCCAAGTCCACCGTGCACCGGCTGCTGGCCCGGTTGATCGAACTGGGCGCGATCGAGCACCACCGCGCCGGGTACCGGATCGGGATCGAGCTGTTCCAGTTGGGCAGCACCACTCCGGCGGGCGTCATGCGGGATGCGGCCATGCCGCACATGGCCAGGCTTCACCGATGGACGGGACACACCGTGCAACTGGGGGTCCTGCGCCAGTTCGATGTCGTGTACCTGGAAAAGGTGGCGCGCAACAGCAAATCGTCCGACCCGGACGGTGTCGGTGTACGGTTGCCGGCCAGCTGCACTGCCGTGGGCAAGGCCATGCTGGCGCACGAGAACCTGGAAGACCTGAAGCACTTCCTGCCCAGCCCTCTCCCCGGCCTGACACCGCACACCATCACAGGCGTCGACAAGCTGATCCCCGAGCTGCGGCGCATCCGCCAGGGCGAACTGGCTCGTGAACGCGAGGAGGCCAGGCTGGGCCTGGCCTGTGTCGCCGCGCCGATCGTGGTGCGGGGCTTTGCCGTGGGTGCGCTCTCCGTGGCCTATCCGTCCGACGTGGAGCTCGACCCCAAGACCGGGACCGTGCTTCGGGACACCACCGCACAACTGGCCAAGGAGCTCAAGCAGCAGTTGCCGGAACACGCCCGCTGGTTCCCGCGCGACGCATGACCCGCGGTGGCGGCCACACGTCGCGCGAGAACGTCGTCACTGGTACAGCGCGAAGACCTTGTTGGAGTTGAGGATCTCCGTCTGGACGAAGTCGCTCCACTGCAGTTCGAGACCGAGTTCCGACATCGCACCCAGCAGACAGAACCAGTTGAGCATCTCGTGCTGGCCGGCGTCGACCACCTCTCGCGTGGTCACCTTCTGCCAGGTGTCGTAGTCACCCGCGACGAGGGCGTCGTAGAGCCTGATATCGGCGTCGGAGTCCGGGCGCAGGTGCCAGTCCTTGTCGTTGAGGAAGGCATGGGACCAGCTCGCCGACGCGACCAGCGCCACACGCTTGTCGCCGGCCGCCACCGAACGCGCCACCGCCCGGCCCAGCTCGAAGCAGCGCACCGGCGACGGACCCGGCGGGTCGAGCTGCTCACCGGCCTTGATGTCGGCGAACTTGGCCATGCCGCCCTGCCGGGCGATGACGTGCTCGCCGTAACAGTTCACCGCGATGGGCACGATCGGGTACGGGAATTCCTTTCCCACGTGCTCGTAGTCGAGGAAGATCTGCGTGTTGGCGAACGCGTGCGGGAAATGGACGCCCTTGCGATGCTCGTAGGAGTAGGCGACGTCCACCCCTGAGGTGAGCACGTCCGTCGCGAGCTGCTTGGCGAAGGCCGGCAGGCCACGCATCCGGTAGGTGGTGTCGTTGGGCAGGCCCCAGGCGTTCGGCACCTTGATCATGTCCAGTACGGCGAATGCCTCGACCTCGGTGTCGTCGTAGGCCAACACGCAGAATGAGGGGATGACTTCCTCGCGGAAGTTCTCGTACTGGTCGTCGCCCCAGACCACGACGACATCCGGACGGAACTCGTCGAGTGCCTCACGGCAGCGGGTCAGACCGCTGAGCAACCGGGCCCGGTGGGCGGCGGCAGCGGCGACACCCTGGTCGTCTCCCCATTCACGCTGCGCGAGCTCGGGCCAGTTGCGGACGTCCTTCCGGTCGGCGGGGATGTCGGGATCCTTCAGGGTGCTCTTGAGCAGATTCGCCATATGTGTGTCGGCACCCGCCAACATCGGATAGTGCGTGATGCCGAGACCAAGCACCTCAGCCATGGTCGTTCCTCCCGAAGATCCATACGGGGAGGCGTAGGACACCTCCGTCGTATCGGCCGCGGTGCGCGGCCTCGAACTCCGGTCTACCTGTCAGCAGCTCCTACGCCGATGGTGAGTTCTACTGCCCGGAACCGTTCGTTGGCGGGGTACGTGGCGGTGCACAGGATAAGGGCATGCCTGGTCTTCCGGCCGCGCACGGTCATCCGGCCACCGGACGCAGGGAGGCCGGAAGGTGGTGGGCACGGAAATCTACGGCCCGGCGTAGTCGCTACCGTCGCCGCAGCGGCCGACCAGCATGTCCTCGACGAGTCGCAGGCGGACCGCGTCCTCGGACGAACGAGCTTGATTTCCTGGGCCTGTGAGCCCGGCCTCACGACGGCGAAAGGAAGAGTGATGGACCTTCGGCTCGGCGGCAAGCGGGCGATCGTCACAGGTGGGGGTCGTGGAATCGGCTTGACGGCAGCCCAGGCGTTTGCCGCTGAAGGAGTCCGTGTCGCCTCGGTCGCCAGGGACGAGTCCGTCCTCAAGTCGGCCCGTGACCAGGTGGCGGCACACCGTGCGCGGCACGGTGCAGGCGGACATGAAGCGCAGCCAGCTCAAGCGCGTCCAGGACTTTCAGGCCCGCCACCAGGAGCCGGCGCACACGGCCCTGACCGCCCTCAAGGACGCGGCGGTCAGGGCCGTGTGCGCCGTCCTCATGGACGCCGCCCGGGTCTGCTCGCTCCAGCAGATCACCTGCGCCTTCTTCGAGGTCGGCGGCCAGTACCGCCGTCACGTCTGAAAGGTAGGACCCCCCATGGATTCCGTCACCCGCCCGGCCCGGCGTGGTCGGCTGCGGCCTCATGGGGTCCGGTATCGCCTGCTCCTCGCTCAGGAGATCGCATCCCGAGCTGCGGTCCACATCGACAATGCGCGCCAGTTCGCCCGCGAGCGTTCGACCGCACTGACTCTCCAGCACAGCTTGCTGCCAAGGCGCGTGCCCCAGCACTCGGCTGTCGAGACCGCGGTCCGCTACCTTCCCTGTGAGGCCCGGGCCGAGGTGGGCGGCGACTGGTACGACGTCATTCCCCTGTCCGGAGGCCGTGTCGCCCTGGTCGTCGGGGACGTGGTCGGCCGTGGTCTGCGTGCCTCAGCCACCATGGGCCGACTGCGTACGGCCGTTCGTACCCTTGCGGACATCGATCTGATGCCGGACGAACTGCTCACGCATCTCGACGACGTCGTCATTCGCCTGCAGAAGGAGGAGGAACAGGGCACTGACGAGACCAGCGCCACATGCCTGTATGCGGTGTACGACCCCGTGTCCCGTGTGTGCTCCATGGCCAGTGCCGGGCACCTTGTACCCGCGGTGGTCACTCCTGCGGGGGTGTCCGACGGTCTCGCGGTCTCCCGTCGGGCGCACTTCCCGGAGCTGCGGGTCGGTCCGCCACTGGGACTGGGCGGTCTTCCCTTCGAGATGAGTCAATTCCAACTCCCAGAAGGCAGCTTGCTCGCTCTGTACACGGATGGGCTCATCGAAAGCCGCACTCGTGACGTCGACACCGGCCTGGACCTGCTGCGTCACGTTCTCGAAGAGGCCTCAACGGAGCTGGAGGACACCTGTGACCAGCTGCTGTCGGAACTCAGGCCCGTCCGGTCACCCGACGACGTGGCACTTCTGGTCGCCCGCACCCGGGTGCTCGATGCCGATCATGTCCTCACGCTAGACCCCCCCTCCGACCCGGAGATCGTCGCCCAGGCCCGTGCGTGCGCAGTCGGACAACTGACCTCCTGGGGTCTGGTCGAGATGGCGTTCGCAACCGAGCTCATCGTCAGCGAGCTGGTGACGAACGCGATCCGGTACGGACGGCCGCCCATTCAACTGCGACTGATCCTCGAGTCCACTCTCATAGTCGAGGTCTCCAACTCCAGTAGCACAGCTCCGCACCTACGCCGGGCCCGTGTTTTCGACGAGGGCGGCCGCGGACTGCTCCTGGTCGCCAAGATCGCGGGTCATTGGGGCACTCGGCACACCGCGAGGGCAAGGTCATCTGGGCCGAAACATCGCTTCTCACCGGGGATCGCTCCGCGGAGGCGGCAGCAGTCCGGGCATAGCTCAGGCTGCACGGACTGCTCGGGGCAAGCCGTCCGGACGGCGCTGTCACGTTGTTGGGTGCGTGAGTGCCTGACAGCGTGACAGCGCCGCTCGCTGAGCTCCTCGTCCTCCAGCACGTGGAGCAGCCGTCCGTAGCCGTCTCCCGGGGCCGCTGCCCCAGGCTTCGTAGAGCTTGGTGCGCAGCTGGTGCATGGTGGCGATGAAGTCGCCGTACACCCGCCGTCGCGATTCCATGACCTGCAGTAGGTGCGCCGACTGCAACTGACCCGCCAAAAGGACCTGCTGGGACTGAGTCTGCTCCCGCTGGCTCTGGCGGCTCCACCAGGCGTAACGCGGGGCGCCCATCGGTCGCCGTGTACGTTGGGTCAGCGGATTGGAACTCGGCGAGTCGAAGTCGCCTACGCCTTCGGTGGCGAACGGAACTCGCCACCGGGGCAAGCGTTCCATCGAACGGAACCGCACTTAGCTTGTCTTTTAACCAGTTCGGCGCGGTTTTGTGCCCACCATGTGAGGGCAGGCCGGCTGAACGCCTCGCCGGTGGCAAGGACTCTACCCACGTCGTGACGGGTGGCCGGGCCAGGGCTCGTGCGTTCTCGGGCGGTGAGATGCCGCTGCCGGGTGAGGGCGGGTTGTCGGGGTGGGGGTAGGTGATCAACTGAAGGAAGCGGTTCGTGATGATGGAGGTGTCTGACGCCTCATCACAACGAACCGCTTCCGGATGCCATCCTCGCTGATTACCGCTGTGTCCCGCCACCTTGACCACGATGCGGGCTCCATCCCCGACGACCCCGACCGCATGCTGGACCTTGCCGACGTCCTCGACGTGCTGCCCGATCCGCGCCGTCGACAGGGCCGCCGTTTCCGGCTCGGCCGCCCGGCGCTATGGCCCGCCTCACCGGCTGGACCAACACCGCCCACGCCAGCGACCAAACGCCCTCTCACACCGTCCTCTGAGAAGCTGTTGTCTTTTCGGGCGTGATCGGTGCGTTTCCGCTGGTCGGGGATAGCAGTGGTGATTCCGTGGGAGTCGTGGCCTGTCGGGTCGTCGCTCCCCGGGAGGTCACGAATGCCGTCCGTCGTCGGACTGCTGGAACAGCACGAGGTCGCCGCTCGCCGTCGAGTCGACGGGCTGCGGGAGGAGGCCGACCGCATCCAGGCCGAACTGGCCGCGGCCGAGCAGGAATGGCAGGAGTGGGCGATTGCCCGCAGGCGGGTCGACACGGTGCTGGCTCCGGACGGCGGCAACACCGCCGGCACAGAGGTCACTGAGGAAGCGCGGGATGCGGACGCGCCGCCGGAACCCCGGGACGCGGCGAAGCCGAAGTCGCAGGTTCCGGTGTGGCGCCAGGGGCTGGCCTGGTCGGTGCTGTCGGTCGACTACCAGCGCATCCTCACGACGCTCGCAGACCGGGACCGGCTCCATCAAGGGCCGCTGACCTGCCAGGAGATGGCCCAAGCGTTCGGCATGGACGTGGTGCCGGCACGAGTGGAGGCACTGCGGTCGAAGGCGAAACGCCTGGTCGCGCGGGGCTGGCTGGCCGAGCGGCAGCCGGGCCGGTTCACCCTCGCGGCAGGCGTGACCGGGCCAGGCGGCGCGTCATGAGCAGGGTCATCGACCAGTAGACCATCGCCTCGGCGCTGGCCGTGCGCCGCTCGAAGTCGCGCACCAGACGGCGGCTTCGCATCAGGTGGGCGAAGAACCGCTCGACGATCCACCGCTTGGGCAGCACCACGAAGCCGCGCATGTCGTCGCTGCGTTTCACGATCGCCAGGACCAGCGCGAGCGTGGCCAGGCAGTGCTCGACCAGGCTGCCGGTGTAGCCGCCGTCGGCCCAGACCAGTTCCAGCCGGTGGTGCACGTCGGCGACCTGCCCAAGCAGGCCCTGGGCGGCGATGCGGTCACCGGTGTCCGCGGCGGTGACCATCACACCCAACAGCAGGCCGAGCGTGTCGACCACGACATGCCGCTTGCGCCCGTTGACCAGCTTGCCGCCGTCGAAGCCCCGGCTGTCCGCGCCGACCACCGCGTCCGCTTTGACGGACTGCGAGTCGATCACCGCGGCCGTCGGCTCCGCATCCCGCCCCAGTTCCTCGCGGGCCCTCGCGCGCAACCGGTCGTGGAACTCCTTGACCAGAGCGTTGTCCCGCCAGCGGCGGAAGAATGCGTAGACGCGGTCCCACGGAGGGAAGTCGGCGGGCATCGCCCGCCACTTGATCCCGTTGTCCACGAGATACCGGATCGCATCGAGCATCGCCCGGTGGCAGTACCCCTCCGGCCGGCCTCCCCGGCCGCGCATCCAGCCCGGCACCGGCAGCAGCGGGCAGACCGCGGCCCACTCTCCGTCCGTCATGTCGGTCGGGTAGCGAGGCTGCCGCTTCCCGTTGTCGGCGGCGTTTCCGAACCGGTGAGCCAGGCAGTCACACTCCCAGGTGACCGCGCTGGACTGCCCGGCCATCGGCACGCAAGACTGCTGCACCAGGGCCTCCTGCTGCTCGGTGATTCGACACCAACGAGCTGTTCAGGAGGCCCTGTTCGTATGCGCCCAGCGTCCCGCGACCACCCGATCGGGACTCCCGTTCGACGCGCATCCCTCAAGATCGAAAAGACAACAGTTTCTGAGCGTTTTACTTGGCGAGTGAGTTGGCCACAACGCTGGCCAGTTTCCGTGCGGAGGAATCGGCGGACAGCAGGTGTTCGGTGCCATGTTCGATGGCCTGGGCCGTCTCGGTGGAGCGGGGGAGCATGGTCTTCTCGTAGACGCGGATGGCGTCGTCGACAGTGGCTGCGTTCGCGAGGGCGAGGGCGAGTTCGCCGGCGTCAAGCATGGCGAGGTTGACGCCGGTGCCGAGCGGGGGCATGAGGTGGGCGGCGTCGCCGAGCAGGGTCACCGTAGGGTTGTGGTCCCAGGTGTGCAGGACAGGAAGCGCGAAGATCGGCCGGTGGATGTAGAGGCCGTCGTTCTCGGTGATCATCCGGCGCATGCGGGGCGACCAGTGCGCGTACTCGTCGCGCAGCACGGCGCGGATGCCATCGGTGTCCTCGGCGGTCAGCCCCTTGGCCCTGATCCAGTCGACGGGAAGGCGTTGGATGAATGCGACACGGATCTGGTTTCCGCTGTTGCGCTGGGCGAACAGGCTGCGTTCGCCATCAGCTGCGTGGGCGCTGCCCAAGCCGACCAGTTCGGCGATCTCGGGGTGCCGGTCGTCGACGTCGGAGAACCATGCTTCCAGGAAGCTGATCCCGGTGTACTCGGGGATGGCGGTGGACACGGCCGGACGTACCCGGGAGAAGGCGCCGTCGGCGCCGATGACCAGATCGGTCTCGATGCTCGTGCCGTCGGCGAAGTGCATTTGCCGCGGCCCATCGGCGGGTCCGCTGATCGTGTCGAGGGAGCGGCCCCAGCGCACAGTTCCCGTCTCCAGGGAGTCGAGCAGCAGGTCGTGCAGGTCGCCGCGGTCGATTTCCGGCTTCAAGAGTTCGGTGGCCGCCGGGACTTGGTGGAACGTGATCGCGCCGGTCGGGTCCATCTGGCGCATTTCCTGCCCATCGGGGCGGGCGAGGGCGAAGAACTCGTCGAGCAGGCCGGCTTCGCGCAGGGCGACCTGGGCGTGGTCAGCGTGCAGGTCGAGGGTGCCGCCTTGGTTGCGGGAGTCGCGGCCCGGGTCGCGGTCGTAGACGGTGACCGCGATGCCGCGATGCCGCGCTGCTGGAGGATGCGTGCGCAGGTCAGTCCGCCGGGTCCGGCGCCGATGATGCTGATCCTGGCGTTAGCGGGTTCTGGGGACTTCATGGGATGTTCCTTTCGGACGGAGAAGAGGGGAGTCACCGGGCGAACAGGGCGGGGCGGCGGCGCTCAGAGGTCGCCTCGGTCATGGAGGTGCCTCGTGAACAGAACCAACCCGCGGAGGGAACGTCGCTGGGCGACGATGGGCGGCAGAGCGAGATCTGTTGGCGGAGTGGGGTGCGAAGGGCGGTCCACGCGGGCGGCCTTGACCGGACACCGCGGCCGTCATCCCGGAGTCGCCCTGCCGTGCCGCCAGTAACCGACGAAAGTGATGTCGGACTTGTCGACGCCGCGCTCATGGACGAGGTGCCGCCGCAGTGTCGTGGGCAGGTGATTCTCACCCGCCACGAAGGTGGCGAAGCGCCCTGCCGGCAGGGCGGCCTTCATCACGGTGTCGAGTGCGTAGCGCCCCGGAAGTCCGGCGCGGCCGTCACGCGGAAGCCAGTGCACGCTGACGTTCTGTGGCGTGTTCAACTTCTGGATGTCCGCGCTGCTGGGTACCTCCAGGAACACTTCGCTGGGCAACGCGCCCTCGTCGGAGTCCAGGATGGACAAGATGGCCGGCACCGCGGTCTCGTCCCCTACGAGCAGTTGCCATTCCACGCCACGGGGCGGGCTGTAGGTGGCTCCCTCGTCGAGGATGCCGACCGGTTCGCCGGGGCGGGCACCCCGCGCCCAGATGGAGGCCGGACTGTCCCCTTCGTGGAGCACGAACTCGATGTCCAGTTCGTTGCGGTCGGGCCAGAAGTGCCGGACCGTGTAGAAACGGACGTAGGGGCGTGCCGCCTTGCCCGTCATCATGTACTGCGCCATCCATGTGGCGTCGGACCGGGAGGGCAGCCAGAGCGGGCCCTGGCCGGGCCGCCGGAACAGGAGCCTGAAGGCCTGGTCGACTCCGATCGGCCGGAAGTCCTTGAGGTCCTCTCCGCCCACGGTCACCAGCAGGAAGTTTCCGGGCCTCCACTCCTTGCGCACGACTTCGACCGACAGCATCCGACGGCTGACGGGCTTGATCCGGTTCATGGTGACGTCCTCTTCCCATGCATCGACGCCGCAACGGAAGGTGGGTACGCACCACGCCCGGGCATCAAGTTAGGCATGCCTAACCGTAGAATGGCGCTCGTGCGCATGGTGGCCACGCGATACCCCGGAACGGCCAGATCGTGATCGGAGCACGGGGCGAACGGAACTGCTGGGCCAGGACGGGACGGATCGGCGGATGGAGAGGCGAGCGTCATGGCTCAGGTGACAGCTCTGGGCGAGGGAGCCGCCTCGCCGATCCTGACCATCGAGCACCAGCATGCGCATCCGCCTCTCCAGGTGGCACCCCATACCCATTCGGAGCCAATGCTGCTGTGGGCGTCGACCACTTCCGTCACCCTGCGCACGGTCTCGCACGACTGGCTGGTGCCTCCGGGGCACGGCCTGTGGATTCCCGGCCGTGTCGAGCACACGGGGACGACACGGCACGCCGGTGAACTGTGCGTCATCCGGTTCATGGCCACGCGCTGCCCCATCGACTGGACGCAGCCCACCGGCGTCGCCGTCCAACCGCTGCTTCGTGAGCTCATCCGATACCTGCGGGCCGAGCCGGACGCGGCGAGCCGCCGGCATGCCGAAGCCCTCCTCTTCGAGGTCCTCCAGCCGCTGCCGACCCACTCGATCCAGGTGCCCATGCCCGCCGAACCGCGCTTGCGTACGATCACCGAGCGGCTCATCGACTCGCCCGGAGATCAGCGAGAACTTGCGATGTGGGCGGCGGAGGTGCACAGCGGGGTGCGTACTCTGTCACGGCTCTTCCTCGCCGAGACGGGGCTGACCTTCTCGCAGTGGAGGACTCGGATCCGTGTCCGCGCCGCAGTAGGCCATCTCGCGGCCGGCGCGTCCGTCAAGGCCACCGCGCGGGCTGTGGGATACCGAAAGCCCAGCGCCTTCATCGCCGCCTTTCAGCGCGTGACCGGGCAGACGCCCGGTACCTACGGGGGCGAGTAGGAGCCATGCAGCGAGTGCGGTTTGGTGTCACATGATGTGACGCTCGGGTTGAGCGGGTTGTCAGCTGTGCTGGGCTTGGTCCCCTTTGACGGACATCTTCCTTCTGGAGCGGCAGCCACTGATCTTCGATGTCCGCCAAACGGGATCAAGCCCAGGTGTGGGCCCAAGGCTCCTGCGTGCTCACCTGCCGGGTTGGATGAGGTCGAGTGCATGGTCGGGGTGTGACTTGTAGTAGTCGGTGGCGTGGGCGGTGTTGGTCCAGCCGGTGAGGCGGGCCAGGGCGATCGCGATGTTACGGAAAGTGGCCATTGCGCGGGGCGTGTTCCCGGTGCGGATCTTGGAGGCGTCCTCGGCGAGGGTGGTGTCCCGGACGTGGTGATGGGCTTCGACGTGCCAGTGCTCGGGCGAGCTGAGCGTCGGTCGCGGAGAACGCGTCGTGGCTGGTGACGGCATAGACGTGCTCGATCTGGATCTTCCCGCTGTACAGATCGCGTCGGCGGCGGGTGACCTTGATCGCCTGGGCGGCGTGCGGGAGCCGCAGCCGGCGCGGGACCTGGACGGCTTTGAGGCGGCGGATCTCATCACGGCCGTGCCCCTTCTCCCGGGTGGCGTGGCCGAGGGGGACCTGGTTCCAGGGCAGCGACTTAAGGAAGTCTTGCAGCTTTTGTCCTTCACGATCGCGATGTAGTCGGCCTTCTTCTCCTCAACGAGGAACTGCGCGTGAGCGTGCTGGGTATACAGGGCGTCGAACGTGACGGTGCGGCCGACCAGGCCGAGCGGAGCGAGAAGAGGCTTGAACTCGCTGATCTCGCCCTTCTTCCCGGCGACCTGCCGCTGGTTCAGCGTCGCGCGTTCGCCGTGGGTGACGGCTGCCAGCAAATGCACCGCCTTCGTCGCCGCAGTGCGCGATCCGCGCAGGCTCTTGCCGTCGACGGCGATCGCGCACAGCCCTTCGTCCTGGTCGGGGCGGCTGCAGTGTCCTGCAAGCCACGCACCCACCGCCGCGTCCACCGCGTCGCCGTCCAGACATGCCAGGAGTCGGCCGAACGTGGTCGCCCGCAGTGCGGCCCGCAGCCCCAGACGGTGACGGACCTCGTCGGGCAGGTAGGCGG
Encoded proteins:
- a CDS encoding ISAs1 family transposase encodes the protein MSRHLDHAAGSIPDDPDRLLDLADVLDVLPDPRRRQGRRYRLGLVLALCTIAVLAGATTLAAIARHAAYLPDEVRHRLGLRAALRATTFGRLLACLDGDAVDAAVGAWLAGHCSRPDQDEGLCAIAVDGKSLRGSRTAATKAVHLLAAVTHGERATLNQRQVAGKKGEISEFKPLLAPLGLVGRTVTFDALYTQHAHAQFLVEEKKADYIAIVKDKSCKTSLSRCPGTRSPSATPPGRRGTAVMRSAASKPSRSRAGCGSRTPPRRSRSPAADAICTAGRSRSSTSMPSPATTRSPRPTLSSPEHWHVEAHHHVRDTTLAEDASKIRTGNTPRAMATFRNIAIALARLTGWTNTAHATDYYKSHPDHALDLIQPGR
- a CDS encoding siderophore-interacting protein; protein product: MNRIKPVSRRMLSVEVVRKEWRPGNFLLVTVGGEDLKDFRPIGVDQAFRLLFRRPGQGPLWLPSRSDATWMAQYMMTGKAARPYVRFYTVRHFWPDRNELDIEFVLHEGDSPASIWARGARPGEPVGILDEGATYSPPRGVEWQLLVGDETAVPAILSILDSDEGALPSEVFLEVPSSADIQKLNTPQNVSVHWLPRDGRAGLPGRYALDTVMKAALPAGRFATFVAGENHLPTTLRRHLVHERGVDKSDITFVGYWRHGRATPG
- a CDS encoding extradiol ring-cleavage dioxygenase, with amino-acid sequence MAEVLGLGITHYPMLAGADTHMANLLKSTLKDPDIPADRKDVRNWPELAQREWGDDQGVAAAAAHRARLLSGLTRCREALDEFRPDVVVVWGDDQYENFREEVIPSFCVLAYDDTEVEAFAVLDMIKVPNAWGLPNDTTYRMRGLPAFAKQLATDVLTSGVDVAYSYEHRKGVHFPHAFANTQIFLDYEHVGKEFPYPIVPIAVNCYGEHVIARQGGMAKFADIKAGEQLDPPGPSPVRCFELGRAVARSVAAGDKRVALVASASWSHAFLNDKDWHLRPDSDADIRLYDALVAGDYDTWQKVTTREVVDAGQHEMLNWFCLLGAMSELGLELQWSDFVQTEILNSNKVFALYQ
- a CDS encoding helix-turn-helix transcriptional regulator yields the protein MAQVTALGEGAASPILTIEHQHAHPPLQVAPHTHSEPMLLWASTTSVTLRTVSHDWLVPPGHGLWIPGRVEHTGTTRHAGELCVIRFMATRCPIDWTQPTGVAVQPLLRELIRYLRAEPDAASRRHAEALLFEVLQPLPTHSIQVPMPAEPRLRTITERLIDSPGDQRELAMWAAEVHSGVRTLSRLFLAETGLTFSQWRTRIRVRAAVGHLAAGASVKATARAVGYRKPSAFIAAFQRVTGQTPGTYGGE
- a CDS encoding IS5 family transposase; translation: MQQSCVPMAGQSSAVTWECDCLAHRFGNAADNGKRQPRYPTDMTDGEWAAVCPLLPVPGWMRGRGGRPEGYCHRAMLDAIRYLVDNGIKWRAMPADFPPWDRVYAFFRRWRDNALVKEFHDRLRARAREELGRDAEPTAAVIDSQSVKADAVVGADSRGFDGGKLVNGRKRHVVVDTLGLLLGVMVTAADTGDRIAAQGLLGQVADVHHRLELVWADGGYTGSLVEHCLATLALVLAIVKRSDDMRGFVVLPKRWIVERFFAHLMRSRRLVRDFERRTASAEAMVYWSMTLLMTRRLARSRLPRG
- a CDS encoding IclR family transcriptional regulator produces the protein MLIAENPPSILSKAFDVLRAFNSHERVMTLTELSRASGLPKSTVHRLLARLIELGAIEHHRAGYRIGIELFQLGSTTPAGVMRDAAMPHMARLHRWTGHTVQLGVLRQFDVVYLEKVARNSKSSDPDGVGVRLPASCTAVGKAMLAHENLEDLKHFLPSPLPGLTPHTITGVDKLIPELRRIRQGELAREREEARLGLACVAAPIVVRGFAVGALSVAYPSDVELDPKTGTVLRDTTAQLAKELKQQLPEHARWFPRDA